In Oncorhynchus gorbuscha isolate QuinsamMale2020 ecotype Even-year linkage group LG02, OgorEven_v1.0, whole genome shotgun sequence, a single genomic region encodes these proteins:
- the LOC123993113 gene encoding centrosomal protein of 290 kDa-like, protein MTTDINQLEMRINADVKESLSLEPQEEVDLTEFRRTESLKQRQFKAENQDLTKDIEPLEGEVLELKKQIRGMVKDKGKYQRWDQVTYHSSHKVRVSSQVPCRTCQVQVVHSKSK, encoded by the exons ATGACCACAGATATCAACCAGCTGGAAATGAGAATCAATGCAGATGTTAAGGAAAGTCTCA GTCTGGAGCCCCAAGAGGAAGTGGATCTGACGGAATTCAGAAGAACCGAATCTCTGAAACAGCGGCAGTTCAAAGCAGAGAACCAGGATCTCACTAAAGAT ATCGAACCACTGGAAGGGGAGGTACTTGAACTGAAGAAACAAATCAGAGGAATGGTAAAGGACAAAGGTAAAtaccagaggtgggaccaagtcacctATCATTCGAGTCACAAGGTCCGAGTTTCAAGTCAAGTCCCATGTAGAACTTGTCAAGTCCAAGTTGTGCATTCTAAGAGCAAGTAG